In Rhodospirillum rubrum ATCC 11170, a genomic segment contains:
- a CDS encoding glycosyltransferase: protein MNGSLPRLLIIDTLKPVERSFMRDLIAPLDRDFAVRFLHPQGTEGLAEAIADADVVWFEWCAHHAAWATRSLDLGGKRVVIRLHSTEIYDSTFPQSIPWEVVDHLILVGEDIRGEVEEAIPGLAKRVEITVIANGVDCTLFRPGRAADPHAIGWVGDVAMKKNPMLALQIIGALVEEDPRYHLHMAGAMPCRRTARYLAHQIAERGLGAHVSFHGPVSTMPAWYRAMGALLSTTLYESFGLNILEAMASGCRPVVHNYPGAGRLWPREILFNSVDEAVALLRREDFADYRAFAETFDLPRQIEATRALLSGPPGARKNAVFDPAAYWDRRHGDLRGQLRAVAHQDLDEAENRADYEENLRHLIAPLQARFATPQGVDLLDCGCGSGHVAQRFAGLGFSVRGVDFSPTAVDEAAKRVPGGSFQCGSLADLSEPPARVVLCLDVLFHVLDDAVWRQTLDRLAAHVVPGGVLLILEHFPEAEGQGAAAAPGPVRHVRWRSLAAYQERFAALGLTLAGVDVYRQPASGAMKTLMVVDRLPEKEA, encoded by the coding sequence ATGAACGGATCCTTGCCGCGGCTTTTGATTATCGACACCTTGAAGCCCGTGGAACGCTCGTTCATGCGCGACCTGATCGCGCCGCTCGATCGCGATTTCGCGGTGCGTTTCCTGCATCCCCAGGGTACGGAGGGGCTGGCCGAGGCGATCGCCGACGCCGATGTGGTGTGGTTCGAATGGTGCGCCCATCATGCGGCCTGGGCGACGCGGTCGCTTGATCTTGGCGGTAAGCGCGTGGTCATCCGCCTGCATTCCACCGAGATTTACGACAGCACATTCCCCCAGTCGATCCCCTGGGAGGTCGTCGATCACCTGATCCTGGTGGGCGAGGATATCCGCGGCGAGGTGGAGGAGGCGATCCCCGGGCTGGCCAAGCGGGTCGAGATCACGGTCATCGCCAATGGCGTCGATTGCACGCTGTTTCGTCCGGGGCGGGCCGCCGATCCCCATGCCATCGGCTGGGTTGGCGATGTGGCGATGAAGAAAAACCCGATGCTGGCCCTGCAGATCATCGGCGCCTTGGTCGAAGAGGACCCGCGCTATCACCTGCATATGGCCGGAGCCATGCCCTGTCGGCGGACGGCGCGCTATCTGGCCCATCAGATCGCCGAGCGCGGCCTGGGGGCGCATGTGAGTTTCCACGGTCCCGTGTCCACGATGCCGGCGTGGTACAGGGCGATGGGGGCGCTGCTGTCGACCACGCTTTATGAAAGCTTCGGGTTGAATATTCTGGAGGCCATGGCTTCGGGGTGCCGGCCGGTGGTCCATAACTACCCCGGTGCCGGGCGGTTATGGCCGCGCGAGATCTTATTCAATTCCGTTGACGAGGCGGTGGCCCTGCTGCGGCGCGAGGACTTCGCGGACTATCGGGCTTTCGCCGAGACCTTCGATTTGCCCCGCCAGATCGAGGCGACGCGGGCGCTGTTGAGCGGTCCGCCCGGTGCCCGCAAAAACGCTGTCTTCGATCCGGCGGCCTATTGGGATCGCCGCCATGGCGATCTGCGCGGCCAATTGCGCGCCGTGGCCCACCAGGACCTTGACGAGGCGGAGAACCGCGCCGATTACGAGGAGAACTTGCGCCATCTGATCGCGCCGCTTCAGGCGCGCTTTGCCACTCCGCAAGGCGTTGATCTGCTTGATTGCGGCTGCGGCTCGGGCCATGTGGCCCAAAGGTTCGCCGGCCTGGGTTTTTCCGTGCGCGGGGTGGATTTCTCGCCGACGGCGGTCGATGAGGCGGCCAAGCGAGTGCCGGGCGGATCGTTTCAGTGCGGATCTTTGGCCGATCTGTCCGAGCCGCCGGCCCGGGTGGTGCTCTGCCTTGATGTCTTGTTCCATGTGCTTGATGACGCGGTCTGGCGGCAGACGCTTGACCGGTTGGCCGCCCATGTCGTCCCCGGCGGCGTTTTGCTGATTCTGGAGCATTTCCCCGAGGCCGAGGGGCAAGGGGCCGCCGCCGCGCCGGGGCCGGTCCGCCATGTGCGCTGGCGTTCCCTGGCCGCCTATCAGGAGCGGTTCGCCGCTCTTGGCCTGACCCTGGCCGGGGTGGATGTCTATCGCCAGCCGGCCTCCGGGGCGATGAAGACCTTGATGGTTGTCGATCGCTTGCCGGAGAAGGAAGCATGA
- a CDS encoding glycosyltransferase family protein gives MTTDQPGFRRAWRRRLREGDAADPPLVIFVVTSTRSDRLAGDWFTALELGRALEKRFCWRWRCIARDSAPTQLAEADIVVHMLHDVDIRTFRPPKPGALVVGWMRNWFNLWPSVSWIDDFDLLLASSERARAFVSAATALPCGLLRIATDPERFAQGHPDPALASEVLFTGSYWGTQRGLAQSARPADWPGRFAIYGKNWEEVAGMGAHGRGPLPYERLPDAYASTTLVLDDANAVTAPWGSVNSRVFDALAAGRLVLSNGALGAQEIFGDALPCFSGAEELTALVRSYLTDEAARQAKVATLRAMVLAGHTYAHRAEEFRAQIAALVGGLRLSIKTDREPGHPDRPESDAALQNDGQIRALSRALKTRGHMVRVDALAQWTRAAGRLDDAALIVRGEARFPYDLGIPLLIWACSHPTRVSPDEAAPALAVFEPGWADQDPSLPGALSVPLLAPVPLPPLPRPATPPSVPSVVYVGSAPRDPALRAASIVALALEAKLPFGVYGQGWHDIVPPTQLFDGVLSDDMVRLLFGYARVVLIDPLEDAALRCLPPPRFLDAIQAGAVPVCRAETARNCPGDWLRAMEIAESADELHRLVRRLATNPGYHAQRLAVLSDLLDPTPADAFAARIEDSVRRAWTTLADTEPPAPPVCPLCGGIAFGSGPGGLAPLPPRDQPVRCLSCGALERHRGLRQMWTILAEAGLCAGRALQFSPEASVKPQWFTTFEVSVFGGDNHLDLQAIDRPNGAYEWVLCNHVIEHVADDGLALAELLRILAPGGVIELTVPDPFSQRLTEDWGFPREDLHGHYRLYGRDLLERLFRRTGPLPVFPATARDPLTGREDLVLFLAREPQALAPLAALLPRSELALTGL, from the coding sequence GTGACGACCGACCAACCGGGCTTTCGCCGGGCATGGCGCCGTCGTTTGCGCGAAGGTGACGCCGCCGATCCGCCTTTGGTGATCTTCGTCGTGACCTCGACGCGATCCGATCGCCTCGCCGGAGACTGGTTCACCGCCCTGGAACTTGGGCGAGCCCTGGAAAAGCGCTTCTGCTGGCGTTGGCGCTGCATCGCCCGTGACAGCGCCCCGACACAATTGGCCGAAGCCGACATCGTGGTGCATATGCTCCATGATGTCGATATTCGGACCTTCCGCCCGCCAAAGCCCGGCGCCCTTGTCGTTGGCTGGATGCGCAACTGGTTCAATTTATGGCCTTCCGTATCCTGGATCGATGACTTTGATCTTTTGCTGGCCTCCTCGGAGCGGGCCCGCGCCTTTGTCAGCGCCGCCACCGCCCTGCCCTGCGGCCTGCTGCGCATCGCCACCGATCCCGAGCGTTTCGCCCAAGGTCACCCCGACCCGGCCCTGGCCAGCGAGGTGCTGTTCACCGGCAGTTACTGGGGAACCCAACGCGGCCTTGCCCAAAGCGCCCGGCCCGCCGACTGGCCCGGCCGCTTCGCCATTTACGGAAAGAACTGGGAAGAGGTCGCCGGGATGGGCGCCCATGGGCGCGGCCCCTTGCCCTATGAGCGCCTGCCCGACGCCTACGCCTCGACCACTCTGGTTCTTGACGATGCGAATGCGGTGACCGCCCCCTGGGGCTCGGTCAACAGCCGGGTGTTCGATGCCCTGGCCGCCGGGCGTCTCGTGTTGAGCAACGGTGCCCTCGGCGCCCAAGAGATTTTTGGCGACGCCCTGCCCTGCTTTTCCGGGGCCGAGGAGCTAACCGCCCTGGTGCGTAGCTATCTGACCGACGAAGCGGCGCGGCAAGCCAAGGTCGCCACCTTGCGCGCCATGGTTCTGGCCGGGCATACCTATGCCCACCGCGCCGAGGAATTCCGGGCGCAGATCGCCGCCCTGGTCGGCGGCTTGCGGCTCTCGATCAAGACCGATCGGGAACCCGGCCATCCCGATCGGCCCGAAAGCGACGCCGCCCTGCAGAACGACGGTCAGATCCGCGCCCTGTCGCGCGCCCTGAAAACCCGGGGTCACATGGTCCGCGTCGATGCCCTGGCCCAGTGGACGCGGGCCGCCGGCCGGCTCGATGACGCCGCCCTGATCGTGCGCGGCGAAGCGCGTTTCCCCTATGATCTTGGCATCCCCCTTCTGATCTGGGCCTGCTCCCATCCGACACGGGTCAGTCCCGACGAGGCCGCGCCGGCCCTTGCGGTCTTTGAACCGGGTTGGGCCGACCAAGACCCCAGCTTGCCCGGCGCCCTGAGCGTTCCTCTCCTCGCCCCCGTTCCCCTGCCGCCGCTGCCCCGCCCGGCGACCCCACCCTCCGTCCCCAGCGTGGTTTATGTCGGCTCCGCGCCGCGCGATCCCGCCCTGCGGGCGGCCAGCATCGTCGCCCTGGCCCTGGAGGCCAAGCTGCCCTTTGGCGTCTATGGCCAGGGGTGGCACGATATCGTCCCGCCGACCCAGTTGTTCGACGGCGTGCTGAGCGATGACATGGTCCGGCTGCTGTTTGGCTATGCCCGGGTCGTCCTGATCGACCCGTTGGAAGATGCCGCTTTGCGCTGCCTGCCGCCGCCGCGTTTTCTCGATGCGATCCAGGCCGGGGCGGTCCCCGTCTGCCGGGCGGAAACGGCGCGCAACTGTCCGGGCGACTGGCTGCGGGCGATGGAGATCGCCGAGTCCGCCGATGAGCTCCATCGCCTTGTTCGGCGGCTGGCGACCAATCCCGGCTATCACGCCCAAAGGCTCGCCGTTCTGAGCGATCTGCTCGACCCGACCCCCGCCGACGCTTTCGCCGCCCGCATCGAAGACAGTGTTCGCCGCGCCTGGACCACCCTTGCCGATACCGAGCCCCCCGCGCCGCCTGTTTGCCCCCTGTGCGGCGGGATCGCCTTTGGCTCGGGGCCGGGCGGGCTGGCGCCCCTGCCGCCGCGCGACCAGCCGGTGCGTTGCCTGTCCTGCGGCGCCCTGGAGCGCCATCGCGGCCTGCGCCAGATGTGGACCATCCTGGCCGAAGCCGGGCTATGCGCCGGCCGCGCCTTGCAGTTCAGCCCCGAGGCCTCGGTGAAACCGCAGTGGTTCACCACCTTCGAGGTCTCGGTCTTCGGCGGCGACAACCACCTTGACCTGCAAGCGATCGACCGCCCCAACGGCGCCTATGAGTGGGTTCTTTGCAACCATGTCATCGAGCATGTCGCCGACGATGGCCTAGCCTTGGCCGAACTGCTGAGGATCCTTGCCCCCGGCGGGGTGATCGAACTCACCGTCCCCGATCCCTTCAGCCAAAGGCTGACCGAGGATTGGGGCTTCCCGCGCGAGGACCTGCACGGCCATTACCGCCTTTATGGCCGTGACCTGCTGGAGCGCTTGTTCCGGCGCACCGGGCCCTTGCCGGTTTTTCCGGCGACGGCGCGCGATCCGCTGACGGGGCGCGAGGATCTTGTGCTGTTTCTGGCCCGCGAGCCCCAGGCCCTCGCCCCGCTGGCCGCCCTCCTCCCCCGCTCCGAATTGGCGTTGACGGGGTTGTAA
- a CDS encoding glycosyltransferase family 2 protein, producing the protein MTVIALRHLGPAERKSFARHLAGGDFPGKGAWDDGTVVLDRVLDGLGDEAGRALIEGALAKASRMVVVTLGGEAAARWTPEVLGPAFVYLLGEAIDADSPAVALAFLDGPGRPRLFAPRFSVMVPVYNHRDLIGACLDSIAAQSWPLWEAVVVDDGSTDGVATLLTERAAADPRLRWSSQANGGTGAALNACLAMAREEWIAWLSSDDLFAPDKLAAHAALLRRDGLAPAFHHTAVIRRNDAGEEQVVAPLGPLMTGSAGLRRLAMTSVNLIQGISIVVHRDLFAQTAGFDPRNRFTQDYAMWVRLMERTDPVYLPLVTAVTRVGAAQTTARHYQRTRAEAIAAILGALRDFSAGAPDDREARLEAVAALVMLASSPHGFLARYGLQGWYVARAMGLAAEAKVLGATFADVSARLGPWSVGHIHDPQAMGHLAMIESVFREDKAAAPIDPFRILTRMLISPTIPADLAEAITGFLRGDLPQP; encoded by the coding sequence ATGACCGTCATCGCGCTGCGTCATCTGGGGCCGGCGGAGCGCAAGAGCTTCGCCCGCCATCTGGCCGGGGGGGATTTTCCGGGCAAAGGGGCGTGGGACGACGGGACGGTCGTGCTTGATCGCGTTCTTGACGGGCTTGGCGATGAGGCGGGGCGCGCCCTGATCGAGGGCGCTTTGGCGAAGGCGTCCCGGATGGTGGTGGTCACCCTGGGTGGCGAAGCCGCCGCGCGGTGGACGCCCGAGGTCCTGGGGCCGGCCTTCGTTTATCTGCTGGGCGAGGCGATCGATGCGGACTCGCCGGCGGTGGCCCTGGCTTTTCTTGATGGCCCGGGACGGCCGCGCCTTTTCGCGCCAAGGTTTTCCGTCATGGTCCCGGTCTATAATCACCGGGATCTCATCGGGGCCTGTCTGGACTCGATCGCCGCCCAAAGTTGGCCGCTGTGGGAGGCGGTGGTGGTCGATGATGGCTCGACCGATGGGGTGGCGACGCTCCTGACTGAGCGGGCGGCGGCCGATCCGCGCCTGCGCTGGAGCAGCCAAGCCAATGGCGGCACCGGGGCGGCGCTGAACGCGTGCTTGGCCATGGCCCGGGAGGAGTGGATCGCCTGGCTGTCCAGCGATGATCTGTTCGCGCCCGACAAACTGGCCGCCCATGCCGCCCTGCTGCGTCGCGACGGTTTGGCGCCCGCCTTTCACCATACGGCGGTGATCCGGCGCAATGACGCCGGGGAAGAGCAGGTGGTGGCGCCCCTGGGGCCGCTGATGACGGGATCGGCGGGACTGCGTCGGCTGGCGATGACCTCGGTCAACCTGATCCAGGGGATCTCGATCGTCGTCCATCGCGATCTCTTCGCCCAGACGGCGGGCTTTGATCCCCGCAACCGCTTCACCCAGGATTATGCGATGTGGGTTCGGCTGATGGAGCGGACCGATCCGGTCTATCTGCCCTTGGTGACGGCGGTGACCCGGGTTGGCGCCGCCCAGACCACGGCGCGCCATTACCAGCGCACCCGGGCCGAGGCCATCGCCGCCATCCTGGGCGCCCTGCGCGATTTCTCGGCCGGAGCGCCGGATGATAGGGAAGCGCGGCTCGAGGCGGTGGCGGCGCTGGTCATGCTGGCGTCTTCGCCCCACGGCTTTCTCGCCCGCTATGGCCTTCAGGGGTGGTATGTGGCGCGCGCCATGGGATTGGCGGCTGAGGCCAAGGTCTTGGGCGCGACCTTCGCCGATGTGTCGGCGCGGCTGGGCCCGTGGTCGGTGGGCCATATCCACGATCCCCAGGCCATGGGCCATCTGGCGATGATCGAAAGCGTTTTCCGCGAGGACAAGGCCGCCGCGCCGATCGATCCCTTTCGCATTCTGACCCGGATGCTGATCTCGCCGACCATCCCGGCCGATCTGGCCGAGGCGATCACCGGCTTTCTGCGGGGCGATCTCCCCCAGCCATAG